Proteins encoded in a region of the Populus alba chromosome 13, ASM523922v2, whole genome shotgun sequence genome:
- the LOC118039482 gene encoding WRKY transcription factor WRKY24, with the protein MAASSGSLDTSGNSHPQSSNNYFSFSTNSSNHYPFMTSSSFTDLLASNDEEPINNNTGNSKLADRIAERTGSGVPKFKSTPPPSLPLSPPPVSPSYYFAIPPGLSPTELLDSPVLLNPSNILPSPTTGTFPGQGLNWKSSSGNIQQNVKKEDRSFSDFSFQPPARPSTTSSAMFQSSNSTVQPGQQHTWGFQEPAKQDEFVSGKSNMVKMEYNSNSIKSFSPEIAAIQANPQSNNGFQSDHGNQPQQYQSVREQKRSDDGYNWRKYGQKQVKGSENPRSYYKCTFPNCPTKKKVERSLDGQITEIVYKGSHNHAKPQSTRRSSSTGSNPAMIPAPNSNSNEIQDQSYVTHGNGQMDSSVATPDNSSISIGDDDFDSQKSKSVGGEDLDEDEPDAKRWKRERENEGISAPGSRTVREPRVVVQTTSDIDILDDGYRWRKYGQKVVKGNPNPRSYYKCTFQGCPVRKHVERASHDLRAVITTYEGKHNHDVPAARGSGSRSLQDHSNNGNNNAAMATRPSTVNHASNNPVNNPIRNQRAPPTATSEGDMPFTLEMLQSPGSFGFSGFGNLMGSYMNQSSTDEVLSRAKRELEVESFW; encoded by the exons ATGGCTGCTTCTTCAGGGAGCTTAGACACGTCTGGAAATTCACACCCACAAAGCAGTAACAACTATTTTTCTTTCAGCACTAATAGTTCTAATCACTACCCTTTCATGACCTCTTCTTCTTTCACTGATCTTCTTGCTTCAAATGATGAAGAACCCATTAATAATAACACAGGTAATAGTAAGTTGGCTGATAGGATAGCTGAGAGAACTGGGTCTGGTGTGCCTAAGTTTAAGTCTACTCCTCCTCCGTCTCTGCCTTTATCCCCTCCTCCTGTTTCTCCTTCTTATTACTTTGCTATTCCTCCTGGTTTAAGCCCTACGGAGCTCTTGGATTCTCCAGTCTTGTTAAACCCTTCTAAT ATTTTGCCTTCTCCAACAACTGGGACATTTCCAGGTCAGGGTTTGAACTGGAAGAGTAGTTCTGGTAATATCCAGCAAAATGTCAAGAAAGAAGACAGGAGTTTCTCTGATTTCTCTTTCCAGCCACCAGCAAGGCCATCCACAACTTCATCAGCCATGTTTCAATCTTCAAACTCCACAGTTCAGCCT GGTCAGCAACATACTTGGGGTTTTCAAGAACCTGCAAAGCAAGATGAGTTTGTTTCAGGGAAGAGTAATATGGTAAAAATGGAATACAATTCTAATTCCATAAAGAGTTTCTCCCCTGAGATCGCTGCAATTCAAGCAAACCCTCAAAGCAATAATGGGTTCCAATCTGATCACGGTAATCAACCGCAACAGTATCAGTCTGTTAGGGAGCAGAAAAGATCAGATGATGGGTATAATTGGAGGAAGTATGgtcaaaaacaagttaaagGAAGTGAAAATCCAAGAAGTTATTACAAGTGCACATTCCCCAATTGTCCAACAAAGAAGAAAGTCGAGAGGTCCTTGGATGGACAAATTACAGAGATAGTTTACAAGGGTAGTCATAACCATGCTAAACCTCAGTCTACTAGGAGATCATCATCAACAGGATCTAATCCTGCAATGATTCCAGCTCCTAACAGTAACTCTAATGAGATTCAAGATCAGTCATATGTTACTCATGGTAATGGACAAATGGATTCATCAGTTGCCACTCCTGataattcatcaatttcaattgGGGATGATGATTTTGATTCACAAAAGAGTAAATCAGTAGGTGGTGAGGACTTGGATGAGGATGAACCTGACGCCAAAAGATG GAAAAGAGAGCGCGAGAATGAAGGAATTTCAGCACCTGGCAGCAGAACAGTAAGAGAACCAAGAGTTGTAGTTCAAACCACCAGTGACATTGATATCCTTGATGATGGGTACAGGTGGAGGAAATATGGGCAGAAGGTGGTCAAGGGAAATCCAAATCCAAG GAGCTACTACAAGTGCACGTTCCAAGGATGTCCTGTAAGAAAGCATGTTGAGAGAGCATCACATGACCTTAGGGCAGTGATCACTACCTATGAAGGAAAGCACAACCATGATGTTCCCGCCGCTCGCGGCAGCGGCAGCCGGTCATTGCAAGACCACAGCAACAATGGCAACAACAATGCAGCAATGGCAACTAGGCCATCAACAGTAAACCATGCTTCTAACAATCCCGTCAACAACCCTATAAGAAATCAAAGGGCACCACCGACAGCAACATCCGAAGGTGACATGCCTTTTACCCTAGAGATGCTGCAAAGTCCAGGAAGTTTTGGTTTCTCCGGATTTGGAAACCTCATGGGGTCTTACATGAATCAATCATCAACAGATGAAGTTCTATCAAGAGCCAAAAGAGAATTGGAAGTGGAGAGTTTTTGGTAG
- the LOC118039485 gene encoding U2 small nuclear ribonucleoprotein B'' isoform X1 — MLTGDIPPNQTIYVKNLNEKVKKEELKRSLYCLFSQYGRILDVVALKTAKLRGQAWVVFSEVTAASNAVRQMQGFPFYDKPMRIQYAKTMSDCITEAEGVYDPNAKKKKKNEEKAERKKRAEESQQSAPANGKPESNGGPTSFRQGNQGAQETAPPNNILFIQNLPHETTSMMLQVLFQQYPGFREVRMIEAKPGIAFVEFEDDVQSSMAMQALQGFKITPQNPMAVTYAKK, encoded by the exons ATGCTAACAGGAGACATACCACCGAACCAAACAATTTACGTTAAGAACCTCAACGAGAAGGTCAAGAAAGAAG AGCTGAAGAGATCACTTTATTGTTTGTTCTCTCAATACGGGAGGATTTTGGATGTTGTTGCTTTGAAGACGGCAAAGCTTCGAGGGCAAGCATGGGTTGTGTTTAGCGAAGTGACGGCTGCAAGTAATGCTGTGCGGCAAATGCAGGGTTTTCCATTTTATGATAAACCTATG CGAATCCAATATGCAAAAACAATGTCTGATTGCATTACAGAAGCAGAAGGAGTCTATGATCCaaatgcaaagaaaaagaagaagaatgaagaaaaag ctgaaagaaaaaaacgtgCTGAAGAATCCCAGCAATCAGCACCAGCTAATGGTAAACCTGAAAGTAACGGGGGACCG ACTTCTTTCCGCCAAGGAAACCAGGGTGCACAAGAAACAGCTCCACcaaataatatattgtttattCAAAACTTGCCCCACGAAACCACTAGCATGATGTTGCAAGTGCTCTTCCAGCAATACCCAGGATTTAGGGAAGTCCGAATGATTGAGGCGAAGCCAGGTATtgcatttgtggaatttgaagATGATGTGCAATCCTCCATGGCCATGCAGGCCCTTCAAGGTTTCAAAATTACTCCCCAGAACCCAATGGCTGTTACTTATGCCAAGAAGTAA
- the LOC118039485 gene encoding U2 small nuclear ribonucleoprotein B'' isoform X2 produces the protein MQGFPFYDKPMRIQYAKTMSDCITEAEGVYDPNAKKKKKNEEKAERKKRAEESQQSAPANGKPESNGGPTSFRQGNQGAQETAPPNNILFIQNLPHETTSMMLQVLFQQYPGFREVRMIEAKPGIAFVEFEDDVQSSMAMQALQGFKITPQNPMAVTYAKK, from the exons ATGCAGGGTTTTCCATTTTATGATAAACCTATG CGAATCCAATATGCAAAAACAATGTCTGATTGCATTACAGAAGCAGAAGGAGTCTATGATCCaaatgcaaagaaaaagaagaagaatgaagaaaaag ctgaaagaaaaaaacgtgCTGAAGAATCCCAGCAATCAGCACCAGCTAATGGTAAACCTGAAAGTAACGGGGGACCG ACTTCTTTCCGCCAAGGAAACCAGGGTGCACAAGAAACAGCTCCACcaaataatatattgtttattCAAAACTTGCCCCACGAAACCACTAGCATGATGTTGCAAGTGCTCTTCCAGCAATACCCAGGATTTAGGGAAGTCCGAATGATTGAGGCGAAGCCAGGTATtgcatttgtggaatttgaagATGATGTGCAATCCTCCATGGCCATGCAGGCCCTTCAAGGTTTCAAAATTACTCCCCAGAACCCAATGGCTGTTACTTATGCCAAGAAGTAA
- the LOC118039488 gene encoding wound-induced protein 1, giving the protein MSLLTGQPPSSSSSVRTDNNSFIFQYPLSNVVAFGSMVLVEGFNKDWNVSWVHAWTVTNGIITQVREYFNTSVTVTRFGDGGSSISSSPAISTSQSRASCQSVWQSKVSDNKSVPGLVLAL; this is encoded by the coding sequence ATGAGTTTACTCACCGGCCAaccaccatcttcatcttcgTCAGTAAGAACGGACAACAACTCCTTCATCTTTCAGTACCCCCTCTCCAATGTTGTCGCCTTTGGATCAATGGTCCTTGTTGAAGGGTTTAACAAGGATTGGAATGTTTCGTGGGTTCATGCATGGACTGTCACAAATGGGATCATTACCCAAGTTAGAGAATACTTCAACACTTCTGTTACTGTCACCCGTTTTGGAGATGGAGGATCATCGATATCATCATCACCGGCGATTAGCACTTCTCAGTCTAGGGCTAGTTGCCAAAGCGTTTGGCAAAGCAAGGTCTCTGATAATAAGTCTGTGCCTGGTCTTGTTTTGGCACTCTAA